One window from the genome of Pelodictyon luteolum DSM 273 encodes:
- a CDS encoding ArnT family glycosyltransferase, with amino-acid sequence MQGTASTQRTFLLLLAFTALLYVVNFHINDIWTENESFYADAVRVMLQKGDFLNITYNGEPRFVKPPLTYWLMAASASVFGLNEFALRLPIVVMAFWTVLLTWSMARMLYGDKAALYALAMQAIGIQFIAGKQYASPEIPLAFFFTLTLWLFLKSEKSGNRWYSTAAAAALGLTVLTKGFPYFIVIGGIIITYITVYARFNAKNIFRRIWSHRPLSGALIAVAIGMSWILAMYLSYGSEYLKVLSNETVERAFSYNGNLLKDLFFYPEVILWSFFPYSLVFYFALIGTFLQPSRLRNIALPMAWFTVMLVIFTASKGKIPTYFIQAHPAMALLTAAWMSTSPAPSNKALALLWNTAFILPAVIGVALSVAMVQVFSFHPAFYAIPVIALILMLAPYTRSLYYAPFIGTFSALFIFSTALMPQLETRRPIDSLGRAVVNENQIPGNIPIHVENGDLYNVPFYTGRKAFYYASTADMPLQSTPLLALVKTTNLPDSLRQYGIWSGDIYTARSSESRLMIFIRYHLNAQKGDMSGFTNFTAIYRKANNKEPADTN; translated from the coding sequence ATGCAAGGCACCGCTTCCACCCAGAGAACATTCCTGCTGCTCCTCGCCTTCACGGCGCTGCTCTATGTTGTCAACTTCCACATCAATGACATCTGGACGGAAAACGAGAGTTTCTACGCGGACGCAGTCCGCGTTATGCTGCAAAAGGGAGACTTCCTCAACATCACCTACAACGGCGAACCGCGCTTTGTCAAGCCGCCGCTCACCTACTGGCTGATGGCCGCCTCGGCGTCCGTGTTCGGGCTGAACGAGTTCGCACTCCGCCTCCCCATCGTCGTGATGGCGTTCTGGACCGTACTGCTTACCTGGTCGATGGCGAGGATGCTCTACGGTGACAAAGCAGCCCTCTATGCTCTTGCCATGCAGGCGATCGGCATACAGTTCATCGCCGGCAAACAGTACGCTTCACCCGAAATCCCGCTGGCGTTCTTCTTCACCCTCACGCTCTGGCTCTTCCTCAAAAGCGAGAAAAGCGGCAACAGATGGTACAGCACCGCCGCCGCCGCGGCACTCGGCCTCACCGTCCTCACCAAGGGGTTCCCCTACTTCATCGTCATCGGGGGCATCATCATCACCTACATCACGGTTTATGCCCGCTTCAACGCAAAGAATATATTCCGCCGGATCTGGAGCCACCGCCCCCTGTCGGGCGCGCTCATTGCCGTGGCCATAGGCATGAGCTGGATCCTTGCCATGTACCTCTCCTACGGCAGTGAGTACCTCAAGGTACTCAGCAATGAAACCGTAGAGCGCGCGTTCAGCTATAACGGCAACCTCCTTAAAGACCTCTTCTTCTACCCGGAAGTCATCCTCTGGAGCTTCTTCCCCTACTCGCTGGTGTTCTATTTCGCGCTCATCGGCACATTCCTGCAGCCGAGCCGGCTCAGGAACATCGCACTCCCCATGGCATGGTTCACAGTCATGCTCGTCATCTTTACCGCCTCGAAAGGCAAGATCCCGACCTACTTCATCCAGGCCCACCCTGCCATGGCGCTCCTCACGGCAGCATGGATGAGCACAAGTCCCGCGCCTTCGAACAAAGCGCTCGCACTGCTATGGAATACCGCATTCATTCTACCTGCGGTGATAGGGGTAGCGCTCAGTGTGGCCATGGTGCAGGTGTTCAGTTTCCATCCGGCGTTCTATGCCATACCGGTCATTGCGCTCATCCTCATGCTGGCCCCCTACACCCGCTCGCTCTACTACGCCCCATTCATCGGCACCTTCAGCGCGCTTTTCATCTTCAGCACGGCACTCATGCCGCAGCTGGAAACGCGCCGCCCGATCGACAGCCTCGGCAGGGCGGTCGTCAATGAGAACCAGATTCCGGGCAACATCCCCATCCATGTGGAAAACGGAGATCTCTACAACGTCCCGTTCTACACCGGACGAAAAGCATTCTACTACGCCTCCACCGCAGACATGCCCCTGCAGTCCACACCGCTGCTCGCACTTGTTAAAACGACCAACCTCCCCGACTCGCTCAGGCAGTACGGCATATGGAGCGGCGACATCTATACCGCACGCAGCAGCGAATCACGCCTCATGATCTTCATCCGCTACCACCTCAACGCGCAGAAAGGAGACATGAGCGGGTTCACCAACTTTACGGCCATTTACCGGAAAGCTAACAACAAAGAGCCGGCAGACACCAACTGA
- a CDS encoding FkbM family methyltransferase, translating into MSDFLSTIAAGLMSTLNLSIPRTVNGKAVSVPVLGGVKVGVSGEKWMSGVLTEIFRYADGGIFYDVGINLGQTLIKVKTLAPDMKYVGFEPNPSCVAYLDALVSSNRWKNIKVVPAGLSDSDGVVPLYGSDGTDPESTIVAELRSEGQKTVKFVPVFRHESIEGVVLDGRVSVLKIDVEGAELEVVRSLQGLIERDRPVIIMEVLPNRQENELKARRSKEMVGMISGFGYSFYRIMKTEADTYRGIAPVSDVGDYTDSVMKDHVFVPTEQVDAIGKVLTVLAG; encoded by the coding sequence ATGTCAGATTTCCTCAGTACCATAGCCGCCGGACTGATGTCGACGCTCAATCTCTCCATTCCAAGGACCGTGAACGGCAAAGCGGTATCGGTTCCCGTGCTGGGTGGGGTAAAGGTAGGCGTGAGCGGAGAGAAGTGGATGTCGGGTGTATTGACGGAGATATTCCGATATGCAGATGGTGGTATCTTTTACGATGTCGGGATTAACCTCGGTCAGACCCTCATCAAGGTGAAAACGCTTGCCCCGGACATGAAGTATGTGGGGTTCGAGCCGAACCCGTCCTGCGTCGCTTACCTTGATGCACTGGTTTCATCCAACCGGTGGAAGAACATCAAGGTTGTTCCCGCAGGCCTTTCGGATAGTGACGGCGTGGTGCCGCTCTATGGTAGCGACGGGACTGATCCGGAATCGACTATTGTTGCCGAACTTCGTTCGGAAGGCCAAAAGACGGTGAAGTTCGTTCCGGTTTTCCGTCACGAAAGCATTGAAGGCGTTGTGCTTGATGGCAGGGTGTCAGTGCTTAAAATCGATGTCGAGGGGGCTGAACTGGAGGTAGTGCGTAGCCTGCAGGGACTCATCGAGCGGGACCGGCCTGTCATCATCATGGAAGTGCTGCCGAATCGGCAGGAGAACGAGCTGAAGGCACGCCGGAGCAAAGAGATGGTCGGAATGATAAGCGGATTCGGTTACTCGTTCTACCGGATCATGAAAACTGAGGCTGATACCTATCGCGGCATTGCGCCGGTAAGCGATGTGGGTGATTATACCGATTCAGTCATGAAGGATCATGTCTTCGTGCCCACCGAACAGGTTGATGCGATCGGGAAGGTTCTGACGGTTCTCGCTGGCTGA
- a CDS encoding glycosyltransferase family 9 protein has product MQKHTAPIASTPKSIVVLARECYGDAIMQTPLIATLRQTYPASAIYVVAFTRIICDFFSSDSNVTATYHAKRDLHRYFFKFLLKKYDVLFNPKDHPSTTFNLNARLIRARFKVGLRNNGNEELYDYLLDIPKSTHESIRNLSLMQALGHHEITPCRPYIPTMPVSDEINTFLAELPDRQYVGINISTGTPGGHRTIEQWSDLIKSFPGERFVIFSAPGDLNEKRLIEQPHKNVVPSPATKNLYEVSAVVRKLRFLVTPDTSLVHIAACSDTPLVAMYRHNPGDSQAYAPLSTLQEVIVSPTPEVVDIDTASVTAGVTRMHQNTAENSKQ; this is encoded by the coding sequence ATGCAAAAACACACAGCCCCCATCGCATCAACACCGAAAAGCATCGTCGTCCTCGCCAGGGAGTGCTACGGTGACGCCATCATGCAGACCCCGCTCATCGCAACCCTCCGGCAAACCTATCCGGCATCGGCCATTTATGTCGTTGCCTTTACCCGCATCATCTGCGACTTCTTCAGCTCCGACAGCAACGTCACCGCCACCTATCACGCCAAACGAGACCTGCATCGATACTTTTTCAAGTTCCTCCTGAAAAAATACGACGTACTCTTCAACCCGAAGGACCACCCATCAACCACATTCAACCTCAACGCACGCCTTATCCGCGCCCGCTTCAAGGTAGGCCTCCGGAACAACGGCAACGAAGAATTGTACGACTACCTGCTCGACATACCCAAAAGCACCCATGAATCGATAAGGAACCTGTCCCTTATGCAGGCGCTCGGGCACCATGAGATCACCCCCTGCAGGCCGTATATACCTACCATGCCTGTATCGGACGAGATCAACACCTTCCTTGCTGAACTCCCGGACCGGCAATACGTCGGCATCAACATCAGCACCGGTACCCCGGGAGGCCACCGCACCATTGAACAGTGGTCCGACCTCATCAAGAGTTTCCCCGGCGAACGCTTCGTTATCTTCTCAGCACCGGGCGACCTAAACGAAAAACGGCTGATCGAACAGCCGCATAAGAATGTTGTCCCCTCTCCCGCAACGAAAAACCTCTATGAAGTTTCGGCAGTTGTACGGAAGCTCCGGTTCCTCGTAACCCCCGATACCTCACTCGTCCATATCGCAGCCTGCTCAGACACCCCGCTCGTGGCCATGTACCGCCATAATCCGGGCGACAGCCAGGCCTACGCGCCACTCAGCACCCTGCAGGAGGTCATCGTCTCCCCGACCCCTGAAGTCGTCGATATTGACACCGCATCCGTAACGGCAGGAGTCACACGTATGCATCAGAACACAGCAGAGAACAGCAAACAGTAA